A single genomic interval of Amycolatopsis albispora harbors:
- a CDS encoding WXG100 family type VII secretion target → MGATDGAGIVDTVYQAANDFNNPEDWAMDGLALGLDTLGLIANPLGGLLSAGIGWLIEHLDFLKEPLDDLAGDPGKINEIAAVWGEQIRKEVGQIADDYAKAIETETAGWEGQASVQYRETGQQIVEQIKSLDAASAAVSEGLRGSGQLVATVRGIIRDIIAEVVAEIVLAAAAALATSWCTLGGSIAAFTGWAVARGAATAGKIAGKISKLLMKLANILTKFSKLRGAVQALGKLAKRFGDTAKTLGKTAGRNGKALRQVEGAVDGWKDAVTSKLPGGLKHAADSVDGLMGKRVRDGFADTISPGNFGRVGLYEVAKEDANADENYEEAKKNVEKGA, encoded by the coding sequence ATGGGGGCCACCGACGGCGCGGGGATCGTCGACACCGTCTACCAGGCGGCGAACGATTTCAACAATCCGGAAGACTGGGCGATGGACGGGCTGGCGCTCGGCCTCGACACGCTCGGCCTGATCGCCAACCCGCTGGGCGGCCTGCTCAGCGCCGGGATCGGCTGGCTGATCGAGCACCTGGACTTCCTCAAGGAACCGCTCGACGACCTCGCGGGTGACCCCGGCAAGATCAACGAGATCGCCGCGGTCTGGGGTGAGCAGATCCGCAAGGAGGTCGGCCAGATCGCCGACGACTACGCGAAGGCGATCGAGACCGAGACCGCCGGCTGGGAAGGCCAGGCCTCGGTCCAGTACCGCGAGACCGGCCAGCAGATCGTCGAGCAGATCAAGTCGCTCGACGCCGCTTCGGCCGCGGTGTCCGAGGGCCTGCGCGGCTCCGGGCAGCTGGTCGCCACCGTGCGCGGCATCATCCGCGACATCATCGCCGAGGTGGTGGCCGAGATCGTGCTGGCCGCCGCGGCCGCGCTGGCCACCAGCTGGTGCACGCTCGGCGGGTCGATCGCCGCCTTCACCGGCTGGGCCGTGGCACGCGGGGCGGCCACCGCGGGCAAGATCGCGGGCAAGATCTCCAAGCTGCTGATGAAGCTGGCGAACATCCTCACCAAGTTCAGCAAGCTCCGCGGCGCGGTGCAGGCGCTGGGCAAGCTGGCCAAGCGCTTCGGCGACACGGCCAAGACCCTCGGCAAGACCGCCGGCCGCAACGGCAAGGCGCTGCGCCAGGTCGAAGGCGCGGTGGACGGCTGGAAGGACGCGGTCACCAGCAAGCTGCCCGGCGGGCTCAAGCACGCCGCCGACAGCGTCGACGGCCTGATGGGCAAGCGGGTCCGCGACGGGTTCGCCGACACCATCAGCCCCGGCAACTTCGGCCGGGTCGGCCTGTACGAGGTCGCCAAGGAAGACGCGAACGCGGACGAGAACTACGAGGAAGCCAAGAAGAACGTCGAGAAGGGCGCCTAG
- a CDS encoding alpha/beta fold hydrolase — protein MTAQQREAPPATVQDGSGIRVAHRRYAGARTRVLEVGPQPDADTPRRRSARRSSRPATPRLVLLHGYCDSADTWRPVLEELATAGHSAVAVDLPGFGEADALRPGAMLPQLDTFLAALIKEQSVLGPVVLAGNSLGGTISLRAAQSTRLPVAGVVSIAAPGFVDSWLIRTVARFPIPLRLYSSLPLPVPGFVVRAIAEQVVPRLLYADAAVADVAQVRRFTELFPDYRATTGRLEQARQLVEELATAYQLDTVRAPLLVVACGKDKLVSAASGKQLHSLVPHSRLLVRDDWGHCPQLDDPPAIAELITYFAASATHAKQRRTAASVTARVGTEASA, from the coding sequence ATGACCGCACAGCAGCGGGAGGCACCACCGGCGACGGTGCAGGACGGCTCGGGCATCCGGGTCGCCCATCGCCGCTACGCCGGTGCCCGCACCCGCGTGCTGGAGGTCGGCCCGCAGCCCGACGCCGACACGCCCCGGCGCCGTTCGGCCCGGCGGTCCAGCCGCCCGGCCACCCCGAGGCTGGTGTTGCTGCACGGCTACTGCGACAGCGCCGACACCTGGCGCCCGGTACTGGAAGAGCTTGCGACCGCGGGACACTCCGCGGTCGCGGTGGATCTACCGGGTTTCGGTGAGGCGGACGCGCTGCGCCCCGGCGCGATGCTGCCGCAGCTGGACACCTTTCTCGCCGCGCTGATCAAGGAGCAGTCGGTGCTCGGCCCGGTGGTGCTGGCCGGGAACTCGCTCGGCGGCACGATCAGCCTGCGCGCCGCGCAGAGCACCCGGCTGCCGGTGGCGGGCGTGGTCTCCATCGCCGCGCCCGGCTTCGTCGACTCGTGGCTGATCCGCACGGTGGCCCGGTTCCCGATCCCGCTGCGCCTGTACTCCTCGCTGCCGTTGCCGGTACCCGGGTTCGTCGTCCGCGCGATCGCCGAGCAGGTGGTGCCGCGGCTGCTCTACGCCGACGCCGCGGTGGCCGACGTGGCGCAGGTCCGCCGGTTCACCGAGCTGTTCCCCGACTACCGCGCCACCACCGGCCGTCTCGAGCAGGCCAGGCAGCTGGTCGAGGAGCTGGCCACCGCCTACCAGCTCGACACCGTGCGCGCGCCGCTGCTGGTGGTCGCCTGCGGCAAGGACAAGCTGGTCAGCGCGGCGTCGGGCAAGCAGCTGCACAGCCTGGTGCCGCACAGCAGGCTGCTGGTGCGCGACGACTGGGGCCACTGCCCGCAGCTCGACGACCCGCCGGCCATCGCGGAGCTGATCACCTACTTCGCGGCCAGCGCCACGCACGCCAAGCAGCGCCGGACCGCCGCGTCCGTCACCGCCCGCGTCGGCACCGAGGCCTCCGCCTGA
- a CDS encoding NAD(P)H-dependent flavin oxidoreductase → MITELRVPVFAAPMAGGPSTPELVAAATRAGASGFLAGGYLTAEALGEQLDRTRALTDRPFGVNLFVPGPRGAHDLANYQLRLLAEAQRYGVEPGVPDWNDDHYPAKLDLVVAQRVPLVSFTFGRPSAADVERLHAAGSQVVVTVTNPAEAALAAEAGADALCVQGFEAGAHRGLFTDDEADPAGGETYGLLAALRLVSAEVDLPLIAAGGLVHGADVAAVLTAGAVAAQLGTAFLRADEAGTNQTYRQALAEGGRRTAFTRAFSGRPARGLVNRFLLEHSGPAPAAYPEVNGLTKPIRAAAAKAGDPEALSLWAGQTYPLGRSAPAAEIIENLDRELQAAVRRWR, encoded by the coding sequence ATGATCACCGAACTCCGCGTGCCCGTGTTCGCCGCGCCGATGGCGGGTGGTCCGTCGACACCGGAACTGGTCGCCGCCGCGACCCGCGCCGGGGCGTCCGGGTTCCTCGCCGGGGGCTATCTCACCGCGGAGGCGCTGGGGGAGCAGCTCGACCGCACCCGGGCGCTGACCGACCGGCCGTTCGGCGTCAACCTGTTCGTGCCGGGGCCGCGCGGTGCCCACGACCTGGCGAACTACCAGCTCCGCCTGCTCGCCGAGGCGCAGCGGTACGGCGTCGAGCCCGGCGTGCCGGACTGGAACGACGACCACTACCCGGCCAAGCTGGACCTGGTGGTGGCCCAGCGGGTCCCGCTGGTTTCGTTCACCTTCGGCAGGCCGTCGGCGGCGGACGTCGAGCGGCTGCACGCGGCGGGCAGCCAGGTGGTGGTCACGGTGACCAATCCGGCCGAGGCCGCGCTCGCCGCCGAGGCCGGCGCGGACGCGTTGTGCGTCCAGGGGTTCGAAGCCGGGGCCCACCGCGGGTTGTTCACCGACGACGAGGCCGACCCGGCGGGCGGCGAAACCTACGGCCTGCTGGCCGCGCTGCGCCTGGTTTCGGCCGAAGTGGACCTGCCGCTGATCGCGGCCGGCGGGCTGGTGCACGGAGCCGACGTGGCCGCCGTGCTCACCGCGGGCGCGGTCGCCGCGCAGCTGGGCACGGCCTTCCTGCGGGCCGACGAAGCGGGCACCAACCAGACCTACCGGCAGGCGCTGGCCGAAGGTGGCCGCCGGACAGCGTTCACCCGCGCGTTCAGCGGGCGACCGGCCCGCGGCCTGGTCAACCGCTTCCTGCTGGAGCACTCGGGTCCGGCCCCGGCCGCCTATCCGGAGGTGAACGGCCTGACCAAGCCGATCCGCGCGGCCGCGGCCAAGGCGGGCGACCCGGAGGCGCTGTCGCTGTGGGCGGGGCAGACCTACCCGCTGGGCAGGTCCGCCCCGGCCGCCGAGATCATCGAGAACCTGGACCGCGAGCTCCAGGCCGCCGTCCGCCGGTGGCGCTGA
- a CDS encoding MerR family transcriptional regulator, whose product MELIPIGRFAQRCRLSVKRLRHYDDLGLLTPAKVDEVTGHRYYRPDQARDALAISLLRRLDMPLPDIAKVLDGDLAGPLHAQRERLESEIRHRQTLLRSTEKLLARGLRGPEVSLAEVPVRRLRVVRADADPDDFGAAFSGCVSQLAVAFERGGVPWRPPLLGLYPLDLDAARVPVAVGMAVDEATFTAELPPTEPELLPAGTAATVTHIGPYEDLSLSYHALLSWIYDNGHQPSGPAVETYLTDPKTAAPEELVTRITITVEER is encoded by the coding sequence GTGGAACTCATCCCGATCGGCCGGTTCGCCCAGCGCTGCCGCCTCAGCGTGAAGCGGCTGCGCCACTACGACGACCTCGGCCTGCTCACCCCGGCGAAGGTGGACGAGGTGACCGGCCACCGCTACTACCGGCCGGACCAGGCGCGCGACGCGCTGGCCATCTCGCTGCTCCGGCGGCTGGACATGCCGCTGCCGGACATCGCGAAGGTGCTCGACGGTGATCTCGCCGGACCGCTGCACGCGCAGCGCGAACGGCTGGAATCCGAGATCCGGCACCGGCAGACCCTGTTGCGGTCAACCGAGAAACTGCTCGCGCGCGGGCTGCGCGGCCCGGAGGTGTCGCTGGCCGAAGTCCCGGTGCGACGGTTGCGGGTGGTCCGCGCGGACGCCGATCCCGACGACTTCGGTGCCGCCTTCTCCGGCTGTGTCTCGCAGCTCGCCGTTGCCTTCGAACGCGGCGGTGTGCCGTGGCGGCCACCGCTGCTGGGGCTGTACCCGCTGGACCTGGACGCCGCGCGGGTGCCGGTCGCGGTGGGCATGGCGGTCGACGAAGCCACCTTCACCGCCGAGCTGCCGCCCACCGAGCCGGAACTGCTGCCCGCCGGGACCGCGGCGACGGTCACGCACATCGGCCCGTACGAGGACCTTTCGCTGTCCTACCACGCCTTGCTCAGCTGGATCTACGACAACGGGCACCAGCCGTCGGGTCCGGCGGTGGAGACCTACCTGACCGATCCGAAGACCGCCGCCCCGGAGGAACTGGTCACCCGGATCACCATAACGGTGGAGGAACGATGA
- the lepA gene encoding translation elongation factor 4 — MTFADTTFTPPELIRNFCIIAHIDHGKSTLADRMLQLTGVVEERAMRAQYLDRMDIERERGITIKAQNVRLPWKVDGQDHVLHLIDTPGHVDFTYEVSRALEACEGAILLVDAAQGIEAQTLANLYLALENNLQIIPVLNKIDLPAAEPDKYAAELAHIIGCEPTDVLRVSAKTGQGVTELLDEAVRQVPPPTGNADAPPRAMIFDSVYDTYRGVVTYIRVVDGKITPRQRIKMMSTGATHELLEVGIISPEPKASAGLGVGEVGYLITGVKDVRQSKVGDTVTSERKGAEEPLAGYREPKPMVYSGLYPVDGSDYPVLREALEKLQLNDAALTYVPETSVALGFGFRCGFLGLLHLEITRDRLEREFGLDLISTAPNVVYQVYLEDGSEVTVTNPSDWPTGLKIAEVHEPLSKVTVIAPSEFIGAIMELCQSKRGQLLGMDYLSEERVELRYNLPLAEIIFDFFDSLKSRTRGYASLDYEEAGEQASDLVKVDIMLQGETVDAFSAIVHKDAAYAYGNKMATRLRELIPRQQFEVPIQAAIGSRIIARETIRAIRKDVLAKCYGGDISRKRKLLEKQKEGKKRMKTVGRVEVPQEAFVAALSTEDASDKGGKGKK, encoded by the coding sequence GTGACGTTCGCCGACACCACCTTCACCCCGCCGGAGTTGATCCGCAACTTCTGCATCATCGCGCACATCGACCACGGGAAGTCCACCCTGGCCGACCGGATGCTGCAGCTCACCGGCGTGGTCGAGGAGCGGGCGATGCGCGCGCAGTACCTCGACCGGATGGACATCGAGCGCGAGCGCGGCATCACCATCAAGGCGCAGAACGTGCGGCTACCGTGGAAGGTCGACGGGCAGGACCACGTGCTGCACCTGATCGACACCCCGGGCCACGTCGACTTCACCTACGAGGTCTCGCGTGCGCTGGAGGCCTGCGAGGGCGCGATCCTGCTGGTCGACGCCGCGCAGGGGATCGAGGCGCAGACGCTGGCCAACCTGTACCTGGCGCTGGAGAACAATCTCCAGATCATCCCGGTGCTGAACAAGATCGACCTGCCCGCCGCCGAGCCGGACAAGTACGCCGCCGAGCTGGCGCACATCATCGGCTGCGAGCCGACCGACGTGCTCCGGGTGTCGGCGAAGACCGGGCAGGGCGTGACCGAGCTGCTCGACGAGGCGGTCCGCCAGGTCCCGCCGCCGACCGGGAACGCCGACGCCCCGCCGCGCGCGATGATCTTCGACTCGGTGTACGACACCTACCGCGGTGTGGTCACCTACATCCGCGTGGTCGACGGCAAGATCACCCCGCGCCAGCGGATCAAGATGATGTCCACCGGCGCCACCCACGAACTGCTCGAGGTCGGCATCATCTCGCCGGAGCCGAAGGCCAGCGCCGGGCTCGGCGTCGGTGAGGTGGGCTACCTGATCACCGGCGTGAAGGACGTCCGGCAGTCCAAGGTCGGGGACACGGTGACCTCGGAGCGCAAGGGCGCGGAGGAGCCGCTGGCCGGGTACCGCGAGCCGAAGCCGATGGTCTACTCCGGGCTGTACCCGGTGGACGGCTCGGACTACCCGGTGCTGCGCGAGGCGCTGGAGAAGCTGCAGCTCAACGACGCCGCGCTGACCTACGTGCCGGAGACCTCGGTGGCGCTGGGCTTCGGCTTCCGCTGCGGTTTCCTCGGCCTGCTGCACCTGGAGATCACCCGGGACCGGCTGGAGCGCGAGTTCGGCCTCGACCTGATCTCCACCGCGCCGAACGTGGTCTACCAGGTCTACCTGGAGGACGGCAGCGAGGTGACGGTGACCAACCCGTCGGACTGGCCGACCGGGCTGAAGATCGCCGAGGTGCACGAGCCGCTGAGCAAGGTCACGGTGATCGCGCCGTCGGAGTTCATCGGCGCGATCATGGAGCTGTGCCAGAGCAAGCGCGGGCAGCTGCTGGGCATGGACTACCTGTCCGAGGAGCGGGTGGAGCTGCGGTACAACCTGCCGCTGGCGGAGATCATCTTCGACTTCTTCGACTCGCTGAAGTCGCGCACGCGCGGGTACGCCTCGCTGGACTACGAAGAGGCCGGGGAGCAGGCGTCCGACCTGGTCAAGGTGGACATCATGCTGCAGGGCGAGACGGTGGACGCGTTCTCCGCGATCGTGCACAAGGACGCCGCGTACGCCTACGGCAACAAGATGGCCACGCGGCTGCGTGAGCTGATCCCCCGCCAGCAGTTCGAGGTGCCGATCCAGGCGGCCATCGGCTCGCGGATCATCGCCCGCGAGACCATTCGCGCGATCCGCAAGGACGTGCTGGCCAAGTGCTACGGCGGTGACATCTCGCGGAAGCGGAAGCTGCTGGAGAAGCAGAAGGAAGGCAAGAAGCGGATGAAGACGGTCGGCCGGGTGGAGGTCCCGCAGGAGGCCTTCGTCGCCGCTCTGTCCACTGAGGACGCTTCGGACAAGGGCGGCAAGGGCAAGAAGTAG
- a CDS encoding GyrI-like domain-containing protein, whose amino-acid sequence MKKRYPELYRANTEPSLVDVPELGLLTVEGKSTLDSPQFTSAVPALYAVAYAVRARIEPKYSVAPLEGRFEGYELPKWTLQVPLPPEAGPEVVGEALLAMSKKKPELPIDRVRFQTWHEGPSAQILHVGPYREQTATIRRLVDFVEAQGAKPGEHHEIYLSDPRRVDEAKLKTIIRYSLR is encoded by the coding sequence ATGAAGAAGCGCTATCCCGAGCTGTACCGCGCGAATACCGAACCGTCCCTTGTGGACGTTCCCGAGCTGGGTCTGCTGACCGTCGAAGGAAAGAGCACGCTCGACTCGCCGCAGTTCACCAGCGCGGTCCCGGCGCTGTACGCGGTCGCCTACGCGGTGCGCGCGCGGATCGAGCCGAAGTATTCGGTGGCACCGCTGGAAGGCCGGTTCGAAGGCTACGAGCTGCCCAAGTGGACACTGCAGGTCCCGCTGCCGCCGGAAGCGGGGCCGGAGGTGGTCGGCGAGGCGCTGCTCGCGATGTCGAAGAAGAAGCCGGAACTGCCCATCGACCGGGTCCGCTTCCAGACCTGGCACGAGGGTCCGAGCGCGCAGATCCTGCACGTCGGGCCGTACCGGGAGCAGACGGCGACCATCCGGCGACTGGTGGACTTCGTCGAGGCGCAGGGCGCGAAGCCCGGTGAGCACCACGAGATCTACCTGTCCGATCCACGCCGGGTCGACGAGGCGAAGTTGAAGACGATCATCCGCTACTCACTGCGCTGA
- a CDS encoding amino acid permease, whose product MTVGQSGSGNGIFRRKPIDTIEPVAESEGLQRTLGLRQLTAIGVGGIIGAGIFSLAGAVANETAGPAVLISFLIAGIASAAAAFSYAEFAGLIPRAGSAYTYGYAVLGEITGWFIGWDLLLEYTAIVAVVAIGISGYFNDLLGFLNISLPEWMLGAPGTEPDGMAAGTYKVNLFAVLLCLLIAFILNQGMKNAARFETLLVYLKVGVVLLVIVVGAFHINTDNYNPFAPFGWAGAFTGAATVFFAVFGYDAMSTAAEESKDSQKHMPKAIIYSLAISMVLYVLACLVLTGMVNFKDIDSEAAFSSAFAGIGLKWLGAIIAAGAILGILTVLFTFMMGAARVGFSMSRDGLLPKWFAKTHPVKKVPSRITWVLGVASALIAGFLPIAEAAELTNIGILLAFVVVCIAVIVLRYKRPDLPRGFKTPGMPVVPAIGVVFSIWLITFLQPETWLRFAAWFAIGLLIYFAYSRRNSVLGKENAGK is encoded by the coding sequence ATGACCGTCGGCCAGAGCGGTTCCGGCAACGGGATCTTCCGGCGCAAGCCCATCGACACGATCGAACCGGTGGCCGAAAGCGAGGGGCTGCAGCGCACCCTCGGCCTGCGGCAGCTGACCGCGATCGGCGTCGGCGGCATCATCGGCGCCGGCATCTTCTCACTCGCCGGTGCGGTGGCGAACGAGACAGCGGGCCCGGCCGTGCTGATCTCGTTCCTGATCGCCGGCATCGCCAGCGCGGCGGCGGCGTTCTCCTACGCCGAGTTCGCCGGGCTGATCCCGCGCGCCGGTTCGGCCTACACCTACGGCTACGCGGTGCTCGGCGAGATCACCGGCTGGTTCATCGGCTGGGACCTGCTGCTGGAGTACACCGCGATCGTGGCGGTGGTCGCGATCGGCATCAGCGGCTACTTCAACGACCTGCTGGGCTTTCTGAACATCTCGCTGCCGGAGTGGATGCTCGGCGCGCCGGGCACCGAACCCGACGGCATGGCCGCGGGCACCTACAAGGTCAACCTGTTCGCCGTGCTGCTGTGCCTGCTGATCGCGTTCATCCTGAACCAGGGCATGAAGAACGCGGCCAGGTTCGAGACGCTGCTGGTCTACCTCAAGGTCGGCGTGGTGCTGCTGGTGATCGTGGTCGGCGCGTTCCACATCAACACCGACAACTACAACCCGTTCGCCCCGTTCGGCTGGGCGGGTGCCTTCACCGGCGCGGCGACGGTGTTCTTCGCGGTGTTCGGCTACGACGCGATGTCCACCGCGGCCGAGGAGTCGAAGGACTCCCAGAAGCACATGCCGAAGGCGATCATCTACTCGCTGGCCATTTCGATGGTGCTCTACGTGCTGGCGTGCCTGGTGCTGACCGGCATGGTGAACTTCAAAGACATCGATAGCGAAGCGGCGTTCTCCAGTGCGTTCGCCGGGATCGGGCTGAAGTGGCTGGGCGCGATCATCGCCGCCGGTGCCATTCTCGGCATCCTGACCGTGTTGTTCACCTTCATGATGGGCGCGGCGCGGGTCGGCTTCTCGATGAGCCGCGACGGCCTGCTGCCGAAGTGGTTCGCCAAGACCCACCCGGTGAAGAAGGTGCCGAGCCGGATCACCTGGGTGCTGGGCGTGGCTTCGGCGCTGATCGCCGGTTTCCTGCCGATCGCCGAGGCGGCCGAGCTGACCAACATCGGCATCCTGCTGGCGTTCGTGGTGGTCTGCATCGCGGTGATCGTGCTGCGGTACAAGCGCCCGGACCTGCCGCGTGGCTTCAAGACCCCCGGCATGCCGGTGGTGCCGGCCATCGGCGTGGTGTTCTCGATCTGGCTGATCACCTTCCTGCAGCCGGAAACCTGGCTGCGGTTCGCCGCCTGGTTCGCCATCGGCCTGCTCATCTACTTCGCCTACAGCCGCCGGAACTCGGTGCTGGGCAAGGAAAACGCGGGCAAGTAG
- a CDS encoding class I SAM-dependent methyltransferase has product MSASFEQVLDRAFGHPRGVLGRVGGWVMAAGNAATERHVVDVARLTEAETVLVVGPGPGVGVLAAAERAGRVIGVDPSAEMLELCAERCEGVGNVELHLGSAAETGLDDASADVVISVNNVQLWPDRVAGLAELRRVLRPGGKLVLSAHEKWLPVSRHELAAEVTEAGFTDLQTWVWDPPGPLAARAAQLRAIRAD; this is encoded by the coding sequence ATGAGTGCATCCTTCGAACAAGTGCTGGACCGGGCGTTCGGCCATCCGCGCGGCGTGCTCGGGCGCGTCGGCGGCTGGGTGATGGCCGCCGGGAACGCGGCGACCGAACGCCACGTGGTGGACGTGGCACGGCTCACCGAAGCCGAAACCGTGCTGGTCGTGGGTCCTGGGCCGGGGGTCGGCGTGCTCGCCGCCGCCGAACGCGCGGGCCGGGTGATCGGCGTGGACCCGTCCGCCGAAATGCTGGAGCTGTGCGCCGAGCGCTGCGAAGGCGTGGGCAACGTGGAGCTGCACCTCGGCTCCGCCGCGGAGACCGGTCTCGACGACGCTTCGGCCGACGTGGTGATCTCGGTGAACAACGTGCAGCTGTGGCCGGACCGCGTGGCCGGGCTCGCCGAGCTGCGCCGGGTGCTCCGGCCCGGCGGCAAGCTCGTGCTGTCCGCGCACGAGAAGTGGCTTCCCGTGAGCAGGCACGAACTCGCCGCCGAAGTGACCGAAGCCGGTTTCACCGACCTCCAGACCTGGGTCTGGGACCCGCCGGGACCGCTCGCCGCACGCGCGGCGCAGCTGCGGGCGATCCGTGCGGACTAG
- a CDS encoding family 20 glycosylhydrolase, translating to MVKTGGRSRVRVRLARTLAALTIAGGSLAALQPAAAVAAEPLTSLVPVPVSVQPAAGVTHTLAANAKIYAASPSVGDYLAGVLRKSTGYALPVEAAPANPPADGISLLLSGAPGSVGDQGYQLTVSAQNVVLRANTAAGLFSGVQTLRQLFPAAIESATVQPGPWMLPGATITDHPRFAYRSAMLDVARHFHPVDAVKKYIDQLALYKINYFHLHLADDQGWRIMIDSWPKLATYGGSTQVGGGPGGYYTKAQYSEIVAYAASRHITVVPEIDMPGHTNAALASYAELNCNGVAPPLRTDIEVGYSSLCISKEITYQFVADVIREISALTPGPYFHIGGDEAHATSDADYQTFMAKVLPIVAQHGKTVQGWHDIAKVQLPGSAVPQFWGTTTADQGVVNAVARGSKVLMSPANKAYLDMKYNSSTPLGLSWAGFIEVQTAYEWNPGAYLNGVPESAVLGVESPLWTETIVTSAHIEYMAFPRLAAHAELGWSPWSTHNWNQFRTRLGAQGPRWTAMGINFYKSPQIPWDTGGNPGVCSQPAWDAATVYTGGNVVSHNGTKWTAKWWTKGEEPGTTGEWGVWRDDGPC from the coding sequence ATGGTGAAAACCGGTGGAAGATCCCGCGTGCGGGTGCGGCTGGCCCGCACACTCGCCGCACTGACCATCGCGGGCGGCTCGCTCGCCGCCCTGCAGCCCGCTGCCGCTGTTGCCGCCGAACCGCTGACCAGCCTCGTCCCGGTGCCGGTCTCGGTGCAGCCCGCCGCCGGGGTGACGCACACGCTGGCGGCGAACGCCAAGATCTACGCGGCTTCGCCCTCGGTCGGCGACTACCTCGCCGGCGTGCTGCGCAAGTCCACCGGCTACGCGCTGCCGGTCGAGGCCGCCCCCGCGAACCCGCCGGCCGACGGCATCTCGCTGCTGCTGTCCGGCGCACCCGGCAGCGTCGGCGACCAGGGTTACCAGCTGACCGTGTCCGCGCAGAACGTGGTGCTGCGCGCGAACACCGCGGCCGGGTTGTTCAGCGGCGTGCAGACGCTGCGCCAGCTGTTCCCCGCCGCGATCGAGAGCGCGACCGTGCAGCCCGGCCCGTGGATGCTGCCCGGTGCCACCATCACCGACCACCCGCGCTTCGCCTACCGCAGCGCGATGCTGGACGTGGCCAGGCACTTCCACCCGGTCGACGCGGTGAAGAAGTACATCGACCAGCTCGCCCTGTACAAGATCAACTACTTCCACCTGCACCTGGCCGACGACCAGGGCTGGCGGATCATGATCGACAGCTGGCCGAAGCTGGCCACCTACGGCGGCAGCACGCAGGTCGGCGGCGGTCCCGGCGGGTACTACACGAAGGCGCAGTACAGCGAGATCGTGGCGTACGCGGCTTCGCGGCACATCACCGTGGTGCCCGAGATCGACATGCCCGGCCACACCAACGCCGCGCTGGCTTCCTACGCCGAGCTGAACTGCAACGGCGTCGCACCGCCGCTGCGGACCGACATCGAGGTCGGCTACAGCTCGCTGTGCATCTCGAAGGAGATCACCTACCAGTTCGTGGCCGACGTGATCCGCGAGATCTCCGCGCTGACCCCCGGCCCGTACTTCCACATCGGCGGCGACGAGGCACACGCCACCTCGGACGCGGACTACCAGACGTTCATGGCGAAGGTGCTGCCGATCGTGGCGCAGCACGGCAAGACCGTGCAGGGCTGGCACGACATCGCGAAGGTGCAGCTGCCCGGGTCCGCGGTGCCGCAGTTCTGGGGCACCACCACCGCCGACCAGGGCGTGGTGAACGCGGTGGCACGGGGCAGCAAGGTGCTGATGTCCCCGGCGAACAAGGCCTACCTGGACATGAAGTACAACTCGTCCACCCCGCTGGGGCTCAGCTGGGCCGGGTTCATCGAGGTGCAGACCGCCTACGAGTGGAACCCGGGCGCCTACCTCAACGGCGTGCCGGAGTCCGCGGTGCTCGGCGTGGAATCTCCACTGTGGACCGAGACGATCGTGACCAGCGCGCACATCGAGTACATGGCGTTCCCGCGGCTGGCCGCGCACGCCGAACTCGGCTGGTCGCCGTGGTCGACGCACAACTGGAACCAGTTCCGCACACGGCTCGGCGCCCAGGGCCCGCGCTGGACGGCGATGGGCATCAACTTCTACAAGTCGCCCCAGATCCCGTGGGACACCGGCGGCAATCCGGGCGTGTGCAGCCAGCCCGCCTGGGACGCGGCGACGGTGTACACGGGCGGGAACGTGGTGTCGCACAACGGCACCAAGTGGACCGCGAAGTGGTGGACCAAGGGTGAGGAGCCCGGCACCACCGGCGAATGGGGCGTCTGGCGCGACGACGGCCCCTGCTGA